A stretch of DNA from Leptolyngbya subtilissima AS-A7:
GCTGACTCCTGGTTGCGTGCGGTGTTTCATCAGCAACCTTGGGGATGCAGCACGCTACGCCCTCAAGGATTGCTGATTTAGCTCCGGTGTTTACTGAACCTCGGCTGTAAGCTCGCTCCAGGCCTGCACTACGGCTTGAAGCGCGGGTGGAGCATCGTCGATGGCCAGGTCAATATAGGTGGTTTGGTAGTGCATAGCCGACAGCTGCACCGTGGGGTAATCGGCAAAGGCCGCATCGGTGATATATCGCAGGCGATTGAGGTTAGGGAAACGCTGGTCTTCTAAAACCTGTTCAAAGGCTGTTACTTGCTCTGCCGAGAGCTGCCGTTCTGACATAACCTTGCCGTTCTCTTTCCGCAGAAGTCGGCCGTCGGTGAGCAGCACGGTTTCAAATTGGGCACCAGTTAAGCTTCCCGACTCGACTGAGCGAAAGATGTGGGCTTCGGGTTCCGCTTCCGGCTCCGACATCACAGGGGGAATAAAGTCGGGAATGAGACCGTTGCGGCTGATGGCCGTAGGGTTTTGCACCATTTCCCGACCATCTCGGCGGGCGTGGTAGACCCAGCTTTGGTCGCCATCGGTGACGACGAGACGTAGACCCGAAATGGCAATCATGGTGCAAAACTGGTCGGGCTCATAAATGCCCATGCAGCCATCCCAAGTAGCGGTTTCGGCGGCGGCGATGCGTAAGCTAGAGATGGGGCGATCGACCTCGGCAGCGACGGTTCGCAAGATGCGACGGCTCATCGCTCGGGTAACCAGGTCCTCAACTGTCGCTGCTTCCCAGTTGCCTGGACGGGGCTCTGGCTCTAGGGCGGGGCGGGGCTCTGGCTGGGCAGGGCGAGGTTCACTCTGCTCTGGCAATTGGCTGACCCCCGAACTGGGGTCGATACAGGCCGCTGCCATGCCTTGAGTTGCGATCGTACCGAGGGCCAGCAGCGCGATTAGGGTTTTGGTTCGAAGAGGTAAGGGAGCCATAGTCTCAACAATGTTTTGCTTTGCTCCATTACCATAGCCAGCCCTTTAGCGCTGCGAGGCGTGGTTACAAAATCGGTTACAGGATGGGCTCGAACGGACCAAGAAGCCGGTAAAGGCGGGTGGTGTGTGCCGCAAGGGGGCGGTGCTTGAGCAACAAGTTATAGCAAAAGAACGAAAACAGAAGAGCGAAAAGTTAAAAAGATGCTCAATAGAATTGAGTCCTTGGCGTTTTGGGCTGCTTAGACTTCACCTGTAGGCAAAAAAAAGCCCCTTAGTAGGGGCATGGGCGCTGGCGGTGTCAGGAGGCTAATTATGGCTAGCTAGTCTTAACCACAGTGCATCGCCCTATTGAGGGGGGCTTTTGCCGTAAGTGGTGCTTCACGCTGAGCGATCGCACACCTTGCGACCATGGCACTAGGCCGCTTGCCAAATTTCGCGCACTTTACCTTCCGGCAGCCACTCGGCAACCGCCTGAATGCGCTCCTGGGACAGCTCATCTTTAGTGGCTGAGAATACGGCAGAGACCACAATCTCCGCATTCACCGTCTTCGGCACGCCGGCTTCGTTATCCACCCGCGTCAAAAACAGCTTAGAGTCAATACCCAGAGGAGCCGGCCCTTTGAGGGGCGGACGAATACGGCTCAAGAAACCGACAATGGGGTTTCTGTCTTTCCAGAGGTCAGATACCTCCATTTGCAAGGCTTTTTCGTCAGTGGGTAGTGCATCGTTGTGCAGCTCGTCCGCTATGCGATCGGCTTCAGCGGTGGTCATTACGTCGCGCATTACCCGAAAGACGGTCTCGGTAATATCGCGAGCGTCGTAGATATCAGGCAGACCGCCCTTAATCTTGACCTTCTCTAAGAAAGGCGAGTGCTCGTTGAGCAATGGCACCGCTGGGCCTTTGTCCATATCTTTAGGAGGGTTTTTCTCCATGTCTTCTAGCATGCGCTGACCCTTTTTAGTCAGCGTAGCTCGCTTAAACTCAATCAGGTGAGGCAGGGGACCGTCTGCGGCACCATAAGTGTTGGCCACACGAAATCCTACCTCGTCTGAATCTACTACGCTAGGCACGTCTTCTTGATTGGCATAGGCATTGCCGCTAAATTCGGCTTTGATATACTGTCTCTGATTCAGATAATCTAGGTGTCCCAGTAGATCGGACTCAGTCAATCCTAGACCAGTAAAATCGGTAGAAGAAAAATCAATGTCTCCCTGCTGATTTTCTTGATTAAATTCGTTGACTTTGCTGAGGATGATAAACACCACATCGTCTCGAATAGAAATTGGCATAGCGCCTCCTTAGTGACTTTTGAGTGAATAAAAAGTTCTATTTGGTAGCATTGCTACCTATGAAGACTGAGCGCTACTCTTCGACGTACATGGGGGGTTCAACGGCAAAGTTGTCAATCCTGCCAGACTCATCGATGACGAAGCCATGGGAGGTTGGTAGAGTTCCCTCTTCTTGGGCGGCGTAGTCTGCTATTTGCTGCCGATTTTTCTCCACATCGACATTGGATGGAATCACTTCATCGGCGGGGTTGACGTTAGTCGACTGAGCCGTTTGCACAGCCCACTGATTGCCAGGAGCCCCACGGCCTGGTTCGGCCTCTTTAGGATTACCAACTTGGTTAGAGCGGTTATTTTGGTCGGTCATAATGGTTAAGTAATGATTACAGCCGTCGCAGGGCAAAGACCTGTCATGATTAGCTGCGATCGCCCGATCTATAACAACTGCGACATTTCTAAAGAGATGTTAACGTGACTATCATAAAGCCCAGCACTGTCATTAGGAGCAGATCACAGTTTGGCTAACCTCATCCCTTAGCAAGATTGTGATCTGCGATCGCGCCTAGCTCTGCAAACCATACCTCGCAAAAATGCAGTGAATTGAATATGCGACCGTTACTTTGAAGCAATTTCTTTAGAGCCAGCCAAATTAACTTCCTGCCGATACCCATCCCAAGTATCGGCAGGAAGTTAATTACTAAACTCGCCCTTTATCGCAGCGAAGCCGTGGGTTCTAAATCTTTTGTAGCAGCGCCAATATGCTCAATTTTGCTATAGGTGTTGAGCGAGAGCAGACCAAAGCCAACCTTAGACGAGATATCTAAGATTGTGTAGAACATGGTTTCGAAATCCTGGCCAATGGTGTCAATACCAGTGGGGGCTAAAATCCAAACGATTGGGTAAGCCGTCCAGAGAATTAAATGCACAGCGACTAGCTGGCCAAAAACCTTCTTGGTGCGGGGGCGATTGCGCTCGGCCTCGTGCCTAAAGGGCACCAACAGAAGGTAGACGGCAGCTAAATACGCTGCACAACTAACGACATACCAAATGTAGTTAATGGGGTCAGGGGAGAGGGCTCCCGCCAGCCCGGTCGCAATCATAAAGGCGTTGGTTCCTAGCAAACTGCCGGTCAGCGTCAGGCTAGTGTGGCCTAAAAAGGCAAAGATCAGCAGCAGCAGCGGCGTAGATAGTGACCAGGTAATGTAGCGCACCCAAACCGTGGGGCGATCGTTGAGCATGAGCTGCCCCTGGCCCAGCGCCATAGCTAGATACAAAGCACTAGCAATCAAGCAGATAAAGAAGCTGAGGGTATACAGCTTTCTCCAGCCTTCGGTCTTAGCGCTATGGGCACCAAAGCCAAAGAATGCAGCGCCCAGCGCCATGGAACCTACTCCAATCCAAAGCCATGTTTGAGCCATGTAGTTGCGATCGCCCTGATCAAGTCGTCAATACTGTCTCAGAACTGCTACCAGAGCGAATGGTTCTGTGGACAGATTTTGCAACGCCCAAGCTAGCTAATCGAAAAATGATCCCAGGTCTACAAGCCATAGCCGAGGTTATCGGTAAGGCAAAAGGGCAAAACCTTTTGGCTAGCGGCCTGCGGTTTTAAGCCTGCTGAGCCTGTCTCCAACAACGACTGCTCTAACTCCACCAGATACACGTTGGTAAAGAGGCGAGCAATCACCTCGCGCCCTTGAGCCGTCACGGCTAAGTACCTCAGTGCTGCCTGAATGAATGGATACACCACATACCAATAAAAGTGAGGATAGTTAGCCCGCAAGTCGGCCACAGATTCATATCCCAGCACGGTGTTCGTTCCTGTTTCTGCAAATTCGCAAAATAGAGATGAGAGCTTCTTGAGGTAATCTGAATCGCTCAGCTGCCCCAGCAGGTCAGCGGCTCGGCATAGCCCCGGCAAATCGTTGGTGGTTTGATATTTAGACTCGGGCGGCACAGGAAACCGGGTGTGTTCAATGCAATCTACGACGACATCAACATCGACTAGGGACTGATCTGCCAACCGATGGCGGACAAACCTCTGGCCCCGGCTCACGTGGTAGGGGGTCAAACTAGCATCCGTTGAGCGAGATGACAGCGCTACCCAGTCGTCTCCCTGCCCGGTGACAAAGCGGTTGATCGCCACGTTGTCGCCAGGACAAATACCTTTTACATAGCCAATGTCATGGCAGAGCAGGGCGACCATAGCGTTGAGCCAGTCTTGGGGAGTTAGGTCGTGGTGTTGCAGATAGCGCCCTGCTAAAATCGTCTGCCCCACCAGCATCACTTGCAGAGTGTGATCAGCGTTGTGATAGGGAGCATCAGTGCCTTGCAGGTAAGGGATAATCTCGTTGGCCAGGGTTGTAAAAGATTGCCAATAGCTCAGCGCGGTACAGCCAAACATGGTACTGTAGCTTTCCCAAAGCCGGCTTTCTACAGACTTAAAAAGGTTTTGAGACATGATTTCCCTCCATTTATTCAATGCATAGTTAACCGAGTCAAATTGGCACCCTAGGGAGAGAGAACACAACCACAATGTTCCTGCTTGAAGCAATTTAATCAACCATAAAAACTCATTACTTGAGCGAAGATTTCCAGCAATAATCTTGCCTTAGGAAACCGTCATAAAAACCAACTGACTGCTGCAAACCTCTTAAAAACTCAGAGTTTCTCAACAACGAACGGGGTTTTTGCCAGGCTTAGATAAAGTTTAGCCAAATACATAGGGGCTGAGTGTGATTTTTATGATTTCACAAACCCGTATTATCACTCTTGAGTGTGATCTGGATCAGCTTTGAACTTATTTGCCAGCCCTAGAATAATTCGTAAATTCTAGCCTCCGTCGCTTTTCTACTAACCAAGAAGGAGCGAATTCCTTTTCATGCAGTTCAAGAGGCATTCGTAATGCAAGATAAATTGAAGACACTCGATCTAGAAGAAATTACACCTCAGGCTGCGCTCATATTTGTCGATGATGCTCTTTACAACACTGAAGGAAGACGCCTTAACGATTTAGAAAGCCGCATATTTCTAGGCTCTTGGGAAGGAAAAACCTACGAAGAGATTTACCCAATCAACCCTGAATACGTTGAGAAATCGGTGGGCTATAAGCTTTGGAAAAAGTTGTCGATCGCCCTAGGTGAAAAGGTCAGCAAAAAGCGCATCCGCGGCGCAGTGATGCGTCATTATCGCGGCACAGACAGCCTTTTATCTGCCAAAGACTGGGCCAAAGAGGCGAAATGTGTAACCATCTGGCAGGCTCAATCATCTCCAAGTGATCCACTGCTGATGCAGACATTAAAAGGTTGCTTTGAGAGCCTGGGCTACCAGGTGCACTTTAACGTCAGCGAGCACAGCTTAGCAGAGTTGAGCTTATCGCCACTTAACAACCTAACTTGGCCTGAGGTGCAGTATAACGACGTGCTGGTGATCACAGTTTCGGACAGAGAAGCTGCAATTAATGAAGTCGCCACTGCGAGCAAGTGAGGCAGCAGACGCTTTAGCTATGGGCTCTGCCGCTGCTGGGCGGCGCTCAAGCACAACAATGACCCGCTCCACCAGCCGCTATAGCACTGCTCTAAGTATTTATTCCCTTAGACATATTCCTGGTGTCGTAGTAGACAATATAAGATCCTTTCAGCAATTTGCACCCATTTGCCCTATTTCTGGGGTTTACAGCTTTTTTGGGGGCTGCGCTTGTCTAACAGCTAGCGGTTGCAATGGGCGATCGCTCTTTGCAACGGGGCCAATTCAAGGTTTGCACCATCAGTCTTGTTATGACACCCCCAGAGCGAATAGTTCTATTGGTCAGTAGCTCGCCTGGACAGGCCGATCGCTTGAGGCAAAT
This window harbors:
- a CDS encoding DUF2267 domain-containing protein; this translates as MPISIRDDVVFIILSKVNEFNQENQQGDIDFSSTDFTGLGLTESDLLGHLDYLNQRQYIKAEFSGNAYANQEDVPSVVDSDEVGFRVANTYGAADGPLPHLIEFKRATLTKKGQRMLEDMEKNPPKDMDKGPAVPLLNEHSPFLEKVKIKGGLPDIYDARDITETVFRVMRDVMTTAEADRIADELHNDALPTDEKALQMEVSDLWKDRNPIVGFLSRIRPPLKGPAPLGIDSKLFLTRVDNEAGVPKTVNAEIVVSAVFSATKDELSQERIQAVAEWLPEGKVREIWQAA
- a CDS encoding HD domain-containing protein, with the protein product MSQNLFKSVESRLWESYSTMFGCTALSYWQSFTTLANEIIPYLQGTDAPYHNADHTLQVMLVGQTILAGRYLQHHDLTPQDWLNAMVALLCHDIGYVKGICPGDNVAINRFVTGQGDDWVALSSRSTDASLTPYHVSRGQRFVRHRLADQSLVDVDVVVDCIEHTRFPVPPESKYQTTNDLPGLCRAADLLGQLSDSDYLKKLSSLFCEFAETGTNTVLGYESVADLRANYPHFYWYVVYPFIQAALRYLAVTAQGREVIARLFTNVYLVELEQSLLETGSAGLKPQAASQKVLPFCLTDNLGYGL
- a CDS encoding bacteriorhodopsin gives rise to the protein MAQTWLWIGVGSMALGAAFFGFGAHSAKTEGWRKLYTLSFFICLIASALYLAMALGQGQLMLNDRPTVWVRYITWSLSTPLLLLIFAFLGHTSLTLTGSLLGTNAFMIATGLAGALSPDPINYIWYVVSCAAYLAAVYLLLVPFRHEAERNRPRTKKVFGQLVAVHLILWTAYPIVWILAPTGIDTIGQDFETMFYTILDISSKVGFGLLSLNTYSKIEHIGAATKDLEPTASLR